One window of the Saccopteryx bilineata isolate mSacBil1 chromosome 2, mSacBil1_pri_phased_curated, whole genome shotgun sequence genome contains the following:
- the COL6A2 gene encoding collagen alpha-2(VI) chain isoform X1, protein MSGTMGAAKMFQGSCSALLFWGFLGTLHAQQQEVISPGTSERNNCPEKADCPINVYFVLDTSESVTMQSPTDSLLYHMQQFVPQFISQLQDELYLDQVALSWRYGGLHFSDQVEVFSPPGSDRASFTKSLQGIRSFRRGTFTDCALSNMTREVRQHGGKDVVNFAVVITDGHVTGSPCGGIKLQAERAREEGIRLFAVSPNRNLNEQGLRDIASTPLELYRSNYATMRSDSTEIDQDTINRIIKVMKHEAYGECYKVSCLEIPGPPGPKGYRGQKGAKGNMGEPGEPGQKGRQGDPGIEGPIGFPGPKGVPGFKGEKGEFGADGRKGASGLAGKNGTDGQKGKLGRIGPPGCKGDSGSPGLDGYPGDAGSPGEPGDQGAKGDPGRPGRRGPPGEDGAKGSKGYQGNNGAPGSSGVKGAKGGPGPRGPKGEPGRRGDPGTKGSPGSAGPKGEKGDPGPEGPRGLAGEVGGKGAKGDRGLPGPRGPQGSLGEPGKQGSRGDPGDAGPRGDSGQPGPKGDPGRPGFSYPGPRGVPGDKGEPGPRGPEGGRGDFGLKGAPGPKGEKGEPADPGPLGEPGSRGPKGAPGPKGEPGPPGDPGLTECDVMTYVRETCGCCDCEKRCGALDVVFVIDSSESIGYTNFTLEKNFVINVVNRLGAIAKDPKSETGTRVGVVQYSHEGTFEAIQLDDERIDSLSSFKEAVKNLEWIAGGTWTPSALKFAYNQLIKESRRKKTRVFAVVITDGRHDPRDDDLNLRALCNHEVTVTAIGIGDMFHEKHESENLNSIACDKPQQVRNMTLFSDLVAEKFIDDMEDVLCPDPQIVCPDLPCQTELYVAQCTQRPVDIVFLLDGSERLGEQNFQKARHFVEEVSRRLTLARRDDDLLNARVALLQFGDPRNQQVAFPLTSNLTVIHEALESARYLNSFSHVGSGIVHAINQVVLGTQAGARRHAELAFVFLTDGVTGNDSLDEAVHSMRKQNVVPTVVAVGDDVDMDVLSKISLGDTAAIFHEKNYDSLSQPSFFDRFIRWIC, encoded by the exons ATGTCAGGGACCATGGGTGCTGCCAAGATGTTCCAAGGTTCCTGCTCCGCCCTCCTGTTCTGGGGATTCCTGGGGACCTTGCATGCCCAGCAGCAGGAGGTCATCTCACCTGGCACCTCTGAGAGAAACAATTGCCCAG AGAAAGCCGACTGCCCCATCAACGTGTACTTTGTGCTGGACACCTCGGAAAGCGTCACCATGCAGTCCCCCACCGACAGCCTGCTCTACCACATGCAGCAGTTTGTCCCGCAGTTCATCAGCCAGCTGCAGGATGAGCTGTACCTGGACCAGGTGGCCCTTAGCTGGCGCTACGGCGGTCTGCACTTCTCCGACCAGGTGGAGGTGTTCAGCCCGCCGGGCAGCGACCGGGCCTCCTTCACCAAAAGCTTACAGGGCATCCGCTCCTTCCGGCGAGGCACGTTCACCGACTGTGCGCTGAGCAACATGACCAGGGAGGTCCGGCAGCACGGGGGCAAGGATGTGGTCAACTTCGCAGTGGTTATCACCGACGGCCACGTCACTGGCAGCCCGTGCGGTGGCATCAAGCTGCAGGCTGAGCGGGCCCGTGAGGAGGGCATCCGGCTCTTTGCCGTGTCCCCTAACCGGAACCTGAACGAGCAGGGTTTGCGCGACATTGCCAGCACACCCCTCGAGCTCTACCGCAGCAACTACGCCACCATGCGGTCGGACTCCACCGAGATCGACCAGGACACCATCAACCGCATCATCAAGGTCATG aaACATGAGGCCTATGGAGAG TGCTACAAGGTTAGCTGTCTGGAGATCCCCGGGCCCCCCGGTCCCAAAGGCTACCGTGGACAGAAG GGTGCCAAGGGCAACATGGGTGAGCCTGGAGAGCCTGGACAGAAGGGACGACAG GGGGATCCAGGCATTGAAGGACCCATCGGATTCCCAGGACCCAAG GGTGTTCCTGGTTTCAAAGGAGAGAAG GGAGAATTTGGAGCTGATGGGCGGAAG gGTGCTTCCGGCCTGGCTGGCAAGAACGGGACCGATGGACAGAAG GGCAAGCTGGGGCGCATCGGACCTCCTGGCTGCAAGGGAGACTCTGGGAGTCCG gGCCTTGATGGCTACCCAGGGGACGCAGGCAGTCCTGGGGAACCTGGAGACCAAGGTGCCAAG GGGGACCCTGGCCGCCCAGGACGCAGAGGGCCCCCAGGCGAAGATGGGGCCAAAGGAAGCAAG GGGTATCAAGGCAACAACGGAGCCCCAGGAAGTTCTGGCGTGAAAGGAGCCAAAGGCGGGCCTGGACCCCGGGGACCCAAAGGCGAGCCC GGGCGCAGGGGAGACCCTGGAACCAAAGGCAGCCCAGGCAGCGCAGGTCCCAAAGGCGAGAAG GGAGATCCTGGCCCAGAGGGACCTCGGGGCCTGGCTGGGGAGGTTGGTGGCAAAGGAGCCAAG GGAGACCGAGGCCTGCCTGGACCCAGAGGTCCCCAAGGGTCTCTTGGAGAGCCCGGGAAGCAG GGATCTCGGGGTGACCCTGGTGATGCTGGTCCTCGAGGAGATTCAGGACAGCCTGGTCCAAAG ggagaCCCTGGAAGGCCTGGATTCAGCTACCCAGGACCCCGAGGAGTACCT GGAGATAAAGGCGAGCCAGGTCCACGTGGCCCGGAG GGTGGCAGAGGCGACTTTGGACTGAAAGGAGCACCCGGACCAAAAGGAGAAAAGGGTGAGCCT GCAGATCCTGGTCCCCTTGGTGAGCCAGGCTCTCGGGGGCCGAAAGGAGCCCCCGGACCCAAG GGAGAGCCCGGACCCCCTGGAGACCCCGGCCTCACG GAATGTGACGTCATGACCTACGTGCGGGAGACATGTGGGTGCTGTG ACTGTGAGAAGCGATGTGGTGCCCTGGACGTGGTGTTCGTCATCGACAGCTCTGAGAGCATCGGCTACACCAATTTCACACTGGAGAAGAACTTCGTCATAAACGTGGTCAACAGGCTGGGAGCCATTGCCAAAGACCCCAAGTCCGAGACAG GGACCCGAGTCGGTGTGGTGCAGTACAGCCACGAGGGCACCTTCGAGGCCATCCAGCTGGACGATGAGCGCATTGACTCACTGTCCAGCTTCAAGGAGGCTGTGAAGAACCTTGAGTGGATTGCGGGTGGCACCTGGACACCCTCAGCCCTCAAGTTCGCCTACAACCAGCTGATCAAGGAAAGCCGGCGGAAAAAGACCCGTGTGTTCGCGGTAGTCATCACGGATGGCCGACACGACCCCCGGGATGACGACCTCAACCTGCGGGCGCTGTGCAACCATGAGGTCACGGTGACAGCCATCGGCATTGGGGACATGTTCCACGAGAAGCATGAGAGTGAGAACCTCAACTCCATTGCATGTGACAAGCCCCAGCAGGTGCGCAACATGACGCTCTTCTCTGACCTGGTGGCTGAGAAGTTCATCGACGACATGGAGGACGTCCTGTGCCCGG aCCCCCAGATTGTGTGTCCGGACCTTCCCTGCCAAACAG AGCTGTACGTGGCCCAGTGCACCCAGAGGCCTGTGGACATCGTCTTCCTGCTGGACGGTTCTGAGCGACTAGGTGAGCAGAACTTCCAGAAGGCCCGGCACTTTGTAGAGGAGGTATCCCGGCGGCTGACATTGGCACGCAGGGACGATGACCTACTCAATGCACGTGTGGCACTGCTGCAGTTCGGGGACCCTCGCAATCAGCAGGTGGCCTTCCCACTGACCTCCAACCTGACAGTCATCCATGAGGCGCTGGAGAGTGCACGCTACCTCAACTCCTTCTCACATGTGGGCTCGGGCATCGTACACGCCATCAACCAGGTGGTGCTCGGCACGCAGGCTGGGGCACGCCGCCATGCTGAGCTGGCTTTCGTGTTCCTCACGGACGGCGTCACGGGCAACGACAGCCTGGACGAGGCAGTGCACTCCATGCGCAAGCAAAACGTGGTGCCTACCGTGGTGGCCGTGGGTGACGATGTGGACATGGACGTGCTCTCCAAGATCAGCCTGGGCGACACGGCTGCCATCTTCCATGAGAAGAACTATGACAGCCTGAGCCAGCCCAGCTTCTTCGACAGGTTCATTCGCTGGATCTGctag
- the COL6A2 gene encoding collagen alpha-2(VI) chain isoform X2: MSGTMGAAKMFQGSCSALLFWGFLGTLHAQQQEVISPGTSERNNCPEKADCPINVYFVLDTSESVTMQSPTDSLLYHMQQFVPQFISQLQDELYLDQVALSWRYGGLHFSDQVEVFSPPGSDRASFTKSLQGIRSFRRGTFTDCALSNMTREVRQHGGKDVVNFAVVITDGHVTGSPCGGIKLQAERAREEGIRLFAVSPNRNLNEQGLRDIASTPLELYRSNYATMRSDSTEIDQDTINRIIKVMKHEAYGECYKVSCLEIPGPPGPKGYRGQKGAKGNMGEPGEPGQKGRQGDPGIEGPIGFPGPKGVPGFKGEKGEFGADGRKGASGLAGKNGTDGQKGKLGRIGPPGCKGDSGSPGLDGYPGDAGSPGEPGDQGAKGDPGRPGRRGPPGEDGAKGSKGYQGNNGAPGSSGVKGAKGGPGPRGPKGEPGRRGDPGTKGSPGSAGPKGEKGDPGPEGPRGLAGEVGGKGAKGDRGLPGPRGPQGSLGEPGKQGSRGDPGDAGPRGDSGQPGPKGDPGRPGFSYPGPRGVPGDKGEPGPRGPEGGRGDFGLKGAPGPKGEKGEPADPGPLGEPGSRGPKGAPGPKGEPGPPGDPGLTECDVMTYVRETCGCCDCEKRCGALDVVFVIDSSESIGYTNFTLEKNFVINVVNRLGAIAKDPKSETGTRVGVVQYSHEGTFEAIQLDDERIDSLSSFKEAVKNLEWIAGGTWTPSALKFAYNQLIKESRRKKTRVFAVVITDGRHDPRDDDLNLRALCNHEVTVTAIGIGDMFHEKHESENLNSIACDKPQQVRNMTLFSDLVAEKFIDDMEDVLCPDPQIVCPDLPCQTDGPRPGDAPPVTFLRTEEGPETSFPTTIPLIQQLLNATKLTQDPAAYSRLVAVLVYTAERAKFATGGERQDWMELFIDTFKLVHRDIVGDPETTLALC, translated from the exons ATGTCAGGGACCATGGGTGCTGCCAAGATGTTCCAAGGTTCCTGCTCCGCCCTCCTGTTCTGGGGATTCCTGGGGACCTTGCATGCCCAGCAGCAGGAGGTCATCTCACCTGGCACCTCTGAGAGAAACAATTGCCCAG AGAAAGCCGACTGCCCCATCAACGTGTACTTTGTGCTGGACACCTCGGAAAGCGTCACCATGCAGTCCCCCACCGACAGCCTGCTCTACCACATGCAGCAGTTTGTCCCGCAGTTCATCAGCCAGCTGCAGGATGAGCTGTACCTGGACCAGGTGGCCCTTAGCTGGCGCTACGGCGGTCTGCACTTCTCCGACCAGGTGGAGGTGTTCAGCCCGCCGGGCAGCGACCGGGCCTCCTTCACCAAAAGCTTACAGGGCATCCGCTCCTTCCGGCGAGGCACGTTCACCGACTGTGCGCTGAGCAACATGACCAGGGAGGTCCGGCAGCACGGGGGCAAGGATGTGGTCAACTTCGCAGTGGTTATCACCGACGGCCACGTCACTGGCAGCCCGTGCGGTGGCATCAAGCTGCAGGCTGAGCGGGCCCGTGAGGAGGGCATCCGGCTCTTTGCCGTGTCCCCTAACCGGAACCTGAACGAGCAGGGTTTGCGCGACATTGCCAGCACACCCCTCGAGCTCTACCGCAGCAACTACGCCACCATGCGGTCGGACTCCACCGAGATCGACCAGGACACCATCAACCGCATCATCAAGGTCATG aaACATGAGGCCTATGGAGAG TGCTACAAGGTTAGCTGTCTGGAGATCCCCGGGCCCCCCGGTCCCAAAGGCTACCGTGGACAGAAG GGTGCCAAGGGCAACATGGGTGAGCCTGGAGAGCCTGGACAGAAGGGACGACAG GGGGATCCAGGCATTGAAGGACCCATCGGATTCCCAGGACCCAAG GGTGTTCCTGGTTTCAAAGGAGAGAAG GGAGAATTTGGAGCTGATGGGCGGAAG gGTGCTTCCGGCCTGGCTGGCAAGAACGGGACCGATGGACAGAAG GGCAAGCTGGGGCGCATCGGACCTCCTGGCTGCAAGGGAGACTCTGGGAGTCCG gGCCTTGATGGCTACCCAGGGGACGCAGGCAGTCCTGGGGAACCTGGAGACCAAGGTGCCAAG GGGGACCCTGGCCGCCCAGGACGCAGAGGGCCCCCAGGCGAAGATGGGGCCAAAGGAAGCAAG GGGTATCAAGGCAACAACGGAGCCCCAGGAAGTTCTGGCGTGAAAGGAGCCAAAGGCGGGCCTGGACCCCGGGGACCCAAAGGCGAGCCC GGGCGCAGGGGAGACCCTGGAACCAAAGGCAGCCCAGGCAGCGCAGGTCCCAAAGGCGAGAAG GGAGATCCTGGCCCAGAGGGACCTCGGGGCCTGGCTGGGGAGGTTGGTGGCAAAGGAGCCAAG GGAGACCGAGGCCTGCCTGGACCCAGAGGTCCCCAAGGGTCTCTTGGAGAGCCCGGGAAGCAG GGATCTCGGGGTGACCCTGGTGATGCTGGTCCTCGAGGAGATTCAGGACAGCCTGGTCCAAAG ggagaCCCTGGAAGGCCTGGATTCAGCTACCCAGGACCCCGAGGAGTACCT GGAGATAAAGGCGAGCCAGGTCCACGTGGCCCGGAG GGTGGCAGAGGCGACTTTGGACTGAAAGGAGCACCCGGACCAAAAGGAGAAAAGGGTGAGCCT GCAGATCCTGGTCCCCTTGGTGAGCCAGGCTCTCGGGGGCCGAAAGGAGCCCCCGGACCCAAG GGAGAGCCCGGACCCCCTGGAGACCCCGGCCTCACG GAATGTGACGTCATGACCTACGTGCGGGAGACATGTGGGTGCTGTG ACTGTGAGAAGCGATGTGGTGCCCTGGACGTGGTGTTCGTCATCGACAGCTCTGAGAGCATCGGCTACACCAATTTCACACTGGAGAAGAACTTCGTCATAAACGTGGTCAACAGGCTGGGAGCCATTGCCAAAGACCCCAAGTCCGAGACAG GGACCCGAGTCGGTGTGGTGCAGTACAGCCACGAGGGCACCTTCGAGGCCATCCAGCTGGACGATGAGCGCATTGACTCACTGTCCAGCTTCAAGGAGGCTGTGAAGAACCTTGAGTGGATTGCGGGTGGCACCTGGACACCCTCAGCCCTCAAGTTCGCCTACAACCAGCTGATCAAGGAAAGCCGGCGGAAAAAGACCCGTGTGTTCGCGGTAGTCATCACGGATGGCCGACACGACCCCCGGGATGACGACCTCAACCTGCGGGCGCTGTGCAACCATGAGGTCACGGTGACAGCCATCGGCATTGGGGACATGTTCCACGAGAAGCATGAGAGTGAGAACCTCAACTCCATTGCATGTGACAAGCCCCAGCAGGTGCGCAACATGACGCTCTTCTCTGACCTGGTGGCTGAGAAGTTCATCGACGACATGGAGGACGTCCTGTGCCCGG aCCCCCAGATTGTGTGTCCGGACCTTCCCTGCCAAACAG ATGGACCGCGGCCTGGCGATGCGCCCCCGGTCACCTTCCTCCGCACGGAAGAGGGCCCGGAAACCTCCTTCCCCACGACCATCCCCCTGATTCAACAGTTGCTAAACGCCACGAAGCTCACGCAAGACCCAGCCGCTTACTCCAGGCTGGTGGCCGTGCTGGTCTACACTGCTGAGCGGGCCAAGTTCGCCACAGGAGGCGAGCGGCAGGACTGGATGGAGCTGTTCATTGACACTTTTAAGCTGGTGCACAGGGACATTGTGGGAGACCCTGAGACCACACTGGCACTCTGCTGA